In Leguminivora glycinivorella isolate SPB_JAAS2020 chromosome 17, LegGlyc_1.1, whole genome shotgun sequence, the DNA window CCTAGACATCTGTTTAGGTACGGGTGCCGGGGTACATGGCAGGTCTATTGCCTGTGTCATCGGCAAGTCATTGTCATCTTGAAGCAGCCTAAACATGCCGAATATAGCCCCAAACTGAACCATGTCGCCATTTTTAAGCGGATAGGGTATGTATGGCTGCaatgttttctaaaaaaaaaaaaaaattgacagaGTATTAAAAAACAAAGAATTGAATACACCAACCGGTCCAGTCGGTTTTACGACTGGTCTGCACAatcggtagtaaccctgcctgctgagccgctgTCCCaggaattccggtaagggcaggggcggctcactccgcgattccatcgccgcgctacaagtacatgcgggcggccgcgagttcgcggcctaatcaggggtggctcgcattctcacggaacgctcattcgcactttctattgttactatacgtcgcgagttttttaaaggttcttAAAATGCGAtatccacgtgtggaatggctaataacgtttagttaaacaaacattatgaataaaataggacaatcttacacagaccTACTATATGTCATTTATGGCCCACGGAAACGGTTCAATcaggcttgtgacgttgggatttaaacaaaaatatataaatactctatatacctagaaagtacccaagacttgaatataatagcataacattttatctgagtattaatttttttaatacataggcaaccctagcgtcggacgctgcgcacgtgcggctcgtttctttgtaataattttgtaggtatttaaaaaggcggcatttcgtgaacttcaaagcagtgggccttctgtacttgtactattatatattctgtggtaagggccatttatttgtgtgatgaatacagatatttgttcctgagtcatggatgttttctaagtatataagtatgtatttatctatttaagtatgtatatcgtctcttagcacccatagtacaagctttacttagtttggggctaagttgatctgtgtaaggtgtccccaatttatttatttttattgactaTAGCTATGATGGCTATTACTTATTATCTATGTCTAACTACAAAGCTCGATATCAAGCTGATATTGTCATTATAaatatggtaataatttttataCTTGTTTAGTACTTAATATAAGAGTGTCTCGCCGTTAAACTTTGGTTTGGCGAAATTGTAGCAGTAAGCatgtttgtttaaaaaaaaatagtatagccaaattttttatcaagcaaaaatatttgggatcAATATTTAACTCATGCAGGGTTCAAGTCCAGCCTGAAATCATGGTCATTTAAAAAAGCTAAATTTTGTCTCATGAAGTGTTGTGCTAAATTTTGAAAGAATGACACCTTTGCACCCTACAACTTATAAGTAATCTAATATATATGAGAGACCCCAATGGAAAGAGCTAGAAAAGGGCTTAGCCTAGGGTAGATTAAGACATATActcaatttttttaatgaaataggagtaaaaaaaaaatcactgccgcccatgaacACCTGAAACACCACAGGTGTTAGATGTCTGTTgccagcctttaagatgggtgtaccctcttttcttgaaggttcgAAGGTCATCTAATTCAGAAAAAGGGGCATAATCGATAGATAGAGTCCTAACAACAGTCCGTACTACAAACTGcaaaataatatgtattaaagcAAAgactaataatatgtattaaggACATTGTACAGCAATCAATACTTACACCTTGGACTTTAGTTTTATTGGATGAATCCAAGTCCATGAGCATGATGTCACTCAAGCTTAGGACATTAATCACGGCATGTTTGTTGCCTGGATATTGACTGCAAAGGAAAACATCAATTTAGAACATTAGCTgagtccacacagagcgagaaACTTTACAAGGCTTGCAAGCAATCATTCAGTGTACACCACagatttgcctttggctagtctgtggtcaagagtaagcccattcataatttaaaaaaaaaatccattggCCGAGCAACCTGGCACAACCAAAGATTTGTAGAAtactaaccatatatttaagttatttattattttgcaaTTGCATACTAACAACAATGATCTCAGTTGGTCctttaaaaaaagcaaaacTACATTGAATATTTGCCATTTGTGCACATTGCCTCATGACATGCCTCACCCTGTGTGGATACAgctattcattttaattttcagACAAGAAGTTAATTTAAGAGTTAAACGCATAATAATAACAGCAGTATGACAGTGAAAGCCgagaataaaaagaaaaaaataataataaagacatttattcaaaaatttgaacacaggtacattataaaagtacacaggCATGCTTAAAAACTAATTGAAAAGGTAAGTGCCTATAAGTTCCTGTTTAATGATGAACTAATTGAGCggactgtaatttaataaaatatctttaagacgaaattgacaaagataactcgaaattttagagatttaaacaaacacttactggggaaaaaacagtgcatatgtcacatacctttttagcatgaggttccagtgggttggtttcagctcgcttaccatcagccttggtatgcaaggcgcacgtgcgggcccggcttaccgtctcctcgagcccagaactgttcttggagcagagctttcttcctgtccactttgataatgtgactagcactgagtttaaacttaatttaacgacaattgttgggaaaatgtgactttaactatttaattagcaataaatggcaattttaatgcagCGACGCGTTCGCAAGTTAGATCGAGAGCGAAAAGAATGTGAGGTAATGGCTACCGGAAATGATTAGTGCCGGGCTAAACACACCGGAAGCTAAAGACAAAATAGTGTTGTTTCTTTTAAAAAACCGATATTCATACGAAAGTTGAACATACCGCTCACCTaaatatgcaatatttactCTACAAATAGTGCTAGAGTTCGACAAActacttaaaaactataatgtTAAACTAAGTGATAATACTAGAACGACGAAAGTTAATTTGAAAGTGGTAAAGGACACAGCTTCACAACTGGTCTTCTGTACTGACCAGTAGCAGTTTGAATTGTGACCACTCTACAGACACCGTCAACTCCGGGATGTAGAGCAACGATGCGCCCAAGGGGCCATTTTAAAGGGCTTGTCTGTTCGTTAATCAACAAGACCAAGGAACCCACGACAatgtttgtatttactttattCCATTTAGTCCTCTGTTGTAGAGTATGGACGTACTCAGCGTGCCATCTACGCCAGAAGTCTTGATGCATTTTCTGTATCATTTTCCAACGATTACAGACACTTACTTttttatctacaagattttCCTCTGGGACAATCGACAACGGTTCCAGAGTTAAAAAATGGCCTGGAGTTAAGGCTGAGAGATCACTAGGATCCGAGCTAAGAGGTGTCAATGGACGAGAGTTGAGCATAGACTCAATCTGAGTCAGAATTGTATAAAATTCCTCGAAGGTTAACCTTTGATTACCTACAACCCGTGCGAGGTGAGTCTTAACCGAGCGTATCCCGGCTTCAGCTAATCCGTTAAAATGAGGCGTACCCGGAGGGTTAAACGAGAATTTAATTTCTTGGGCATCAGCAGCACCTTTCATGAGTGAACCAAGATAGTTACTAGCGCCCACAAAATTCCTACCCTGGTCAGAGACAATGTTACTGCATCGACCACGACGAGCGACAAACCGTTTAAGAACACAGAGGAAAGCTTCTGTCGACAACTCTGAAGCAAGCTCTATGTGAATGGCTTTGGTACTAGTACATACAAAAACACAGATGTAACCTTTGTACGTTTTCGCACCACGGCCACGACCGAAAGCGATATCAAATGGTCCTCCATAATCAATGGCGACACTCGAAAAAGGTTTAATTTGCGAGACGCGAAAAGTAGGCAAATTTCCCATAAGCGGCGGAGATGCCGCAGAGGGATTGGCACGAAAGCATTTCACGCAGCCTCCAATCACTGCCTGAATTGCTCGTTTTGGCGACAAAATCCAAAACGTTTGCGCAAGTAAATTTTGTAAAGTTTGGGCACCTGGATGTAAAAATCTTTTATGATATTCGTCAATTATTAAAATAGTGAGTCGGTGGGAGCGAGGCAATAAAATGGGATGTTTGACAGAAAATTTAATAGGAGAATTTGCCAAGCGACCGCCCACCCTGACAATACCCTGACTGTCAATGAATAATGAAAGCTTGCGCAAACCCTTTGGCAATGCGTTCAAACGATCCTCCCTTAATTGATTGATCTCTACACTGAACGAAGTGAGCTGCACATGTTTTACTAAAAACATGAGAGCTGCAGTGGTTTCAGCTGACTGTAGAGATCCGACAACTTTTCCATCCTTAGCTGACCGTAAAAAACGGAAACAGTAGGCTAACACACGCTTTAATGTGAAAAGCGAGGAGAACCTGCTAAGGACTTCATCAATTAAGTTAGGATCGGCCGTCACGAGTAAGCTACAGATACGTTGTTCCTCTACAATACAGTCATTGCTTGGATCGTGCAAAGGTGAGCAAGGCCAATCCTTCTCTTCCTTTACCAACCACGACGGACCCTTCCACCAAATATCACACTCTACCAAATCTTCAGGCAGTAACCCCCTGGATCCTGCATCAGCAGGATTGTGGTGTGTACTGACGTGACGCCAGCGATCAGGAGCAACAAGATCCTGGATATGGCTCACACGATTTGCAACAAATGTTTTCCAGCGTGAAGGGCACGACTTGATCCAAGCTAACGTTACGGTCGAGTCTGACCATGCAAATATTTCCTGAACAACATAGAGAGGTTTTAATGCCTCTTGTGTTGACTGCATCAGGTCTGCCAACAACACGGCAGCCTGCAGTTCCAATCGAGGAATTGATAATTTACGCAGAGGCGCAACCTTACTTTTGGCACAGCAAAGCTCTACAAAAGTAGAGCCTTGTGTGTCATCGACACGACAGAAGACGACAGCAGCGTAACCACGCTCCGACGCATCACAAAATCCATGCAATTGTAATGAAACAAACGAATGGATGATGCGACGGGGAATATCGACAGATTTCAACGACGGAAGTTGATCGGTAAATTTCATCCATTCTGATGTGATTGCTTCTGGAACATCATCGTCCCATTGCACCCCAGATGACCACAAGACCTGCATTAAATATTTAGCGTGAAACGTGACAGGACATAAGAATCCTAGCGGGTCATATATGCGCGCTATATTCGATAAAATAGTACGTTTAGTACATTTCTGATCACGTGGTGTTGCAACCTCAAATTGGAACGAATCTGTTTGTGGACGCCATAACAATCCCAATATTTTAAGGGACAAATCCGAAAGTTcatcaaaatgtttaaaatcactCGAATACAACTCAGAAGATGGAAGGTCAACGATAAAACCTTTATGGTTGGAGGTCCATTTTCTCAAATGAAACCCACCCGACGACAAAATTTCAGATAAATCTGATCTAATTTTTAAAGCTTGCTCAATAGAGTCAGCGCCTGTCACGACATCATCAACATAAATGTCTCTCCCAAGCACTTGTGACCCTTCAGGATAGGAGTCAGCAGTCTCCTCCGCTATCTGTGCTATTGTGCGCAAAGCTTGATACGGAGCCGATTTCACACCATAAGTTACCGTCCGCAAACGATAGTCTTTAACTGGGCCGTCAGTCGAAGGTCGCCACAATATCCGCTGATACTCAGCGTCCTCGTTTGGCACGAGGATTTGACGATACATGGCCTTTATGTCACCCGTAAAGACTATTTTATGCCATCGAAACCTAGTAAggacatcaaaaatattagtttgtaaCTTAGGTCCAGCTAGTAGTGTATCATTAAGCGAAATCCCATTGCTGTCACGACAACTTGCGTCAAAAACGGCTCTCAGAGGTGTACTGACAGATTCGGGGCGCAAAATACCATGATGTGGGATGTAATTAAAATTCCCGACACTAGAGACAGGCGGCGCAACCTGCTCCATATGACCACTGACctcatactcttccataaaggaGGCATAAGCTTTACGAAAATCCGCATGCTTTGTAAGCTTGCGTTCCAACGAAAAAAATCTCCGCATTGCAATTTCACGAGTGTGCGAAAAGGTAGGCTTGTTCGAAGGATCGACGAAAGGTAGAGGTACCTCGAACCGGCCTTCACTCGTGCGACAATAATTTGCACGGAAGTTATCTTCACATAGTTGATCCTCTTTCGACAAGATAGGTTTACtcggaccacaaatattttctagttcccAGAACCTTTTAAGAGAATCATCCAACGACAGCGACAAGTTTGATTGTGAAGCATTCGACACGAAAAAACAATCTTTCCGACAATTAGTGAAAGATTGTGTACGAGAGGCATAACAGTCACCCATCAGAACCCATCCGAAAACAGTCTCCAAAGCCTTTGACTGCCCCTTCCGGCCCTCCTTTTTACCACTTAAAATGGAAGATGCAAAGATCTCTGCATTTAAGAGTAAATCTATTGGGCCCGGCTTCGCAAAGTCAGGGTCAGCGAGAGGTAGACCTTGAATGTGATGCCATTCCGATGTATTGACTCTATAGTATGGTTGCTCCGGACAGATAACTGGAAGCACTGACGcttggaagtcaaaattaaccaTTTCTGATCCAATAGGTTTAACAGAGCATGATAACATACCCTTAGGTGCAACTTCAGATAGTCCAATTCCAGTAATTGGCTCGCTAGTATCATCTACCTGTAAACCTAATCTTCGAGCACAGTCATGGGAAATAAAATTGACACCACTAGCACCGTCCAAAAGAGCACGAGCTATTTGATAATTACCTGAACTATCCCGAACAGCTACCCGAGCAGTAGCAAATAAAACTAATCCATTACTTTGGACCGACGTCAAAGTCACTTTGCTATTTAAACCGCTCACCGTTGGCTGAGGTGCTGGTTCAGCCTCTGGTGAAGCCGGTTCCCTTTTTCCAAAGTGTAATAAAGTGTTGTGGGAACAACCGCATATACTGCACCGACAATCCGATCGACATTGTTTAACTTTATGAGTTTTGGAGAAACAACAAACACACAAGCCCTTGTTTTTCACCACCTTGAACCGCTCCGAAGTGtctaaaactttaaattttttacaattttctaaGTTATGCAGTTCAGTACAGAAAACACATATATTTTGTTGTGTGGCAACTAGTGTTACCTTGCCTTTACCTTTAATGGCACTTGTTACGGGCTTAACCTCCGTTACTTCCAGAGCGCGGACTTGTTTTTCAACAAACTCTTGTAGCAATTCAAACTTTGGAATTTCATTGGAATTGAACTCGAGGAGGAAGGCCTCCCGAGTCGCCTTGTCCAATTTTCCCCACAACAGATGAAATAACATAAAGTTTTTATCGGGTAAGTCGAATCTTTCTAACACTTGTAATGTTTCTCTAAAAACACGATGAACTTTTTCTAATTCAGTTGAAGACTTGGTCTTCACCTGTTCACAAAGTAAAATCTTTTCATAGTACCCAAAGGCAATTTGCCGTTTTCTATTGTAAAACTTGTTTAAAGCATTGTAAGCATCCATGTAACTGTTGTCCGAAATtgggtaattcttaatcaaatcTAAAGCCTTACCTTGACACGATGTCATAAGATAATGCAGCTTTTCAATGTTCGAAATATTCCTTTTATGAATTAAGGAATCAAAGAGTTCCTTAAATGACAACCAATTGTGCAAGGAGCCATCAAATGGTTTCACAACAATTTTAGGTAACTTCGCTGAATTATTATCACTACTATCATGTTTGTCAACAGTTTCATGTTTGCTTGTAATGACAGGCTCAGCTTTCCTTAACCTTGTCAAGATTGACTTTactttttgttcaaaatcgacAGTAACCGAGAACTCCGTATTTACATCCTTTGTTTTCTTCATTATAGCCTTTTGGGCACGATGAAAGTCTTCAACTATTGGGTTTAAGTCGGCCGCGACATAACCCTCTAAATCTATACAATCAAAGATTAACTCTAACCGCATAACCGCGTAATTGCGTTCAACCCTATCCATGTCAACGTCTCTATTGCTCACATCAATGTCCGACATTTTTCACGTAATAATCACTGTTGATTTATCGAAAAACGagaacgaaaatataaataaacagtttacgTTACTCAATAAAATTAACTTGTTGACTTTGACAATGACAGATGAGATGACAACCGAATTGTTGCCATACACCAAAGCATAGACTAAGACCGAACGAGATGAGCGGATTGAACGAACTGTCACACTGCTACCAACCTAACTAAATTCTACTATAAAAGTCACACTTCCGGTCAGCCATTAACCGAATCGAGAATTAAAGTTTTACCCAccaatttattagaaaaatattacgacacgacaaatttgatattttactaaaaataggTAACTTTTCAACGGATCCGGCCGAAGGAACAAATGTTTAATGATGAACTAATTGAGCggactgtaatttaataaaatatctttaagacgaaattgacaaagataactcgaaattttagagatttaaacaaacacttactggggaaaaaacagtgcatatgtcacatacctttttagcatgaggttccagtgggttggtttcagctcgcttaccatcagccttggtatgcaaggcgcacgtgcgggcccggcttaccgtctcctcgagcccagaactgttcttggagcagagctttcttcctgtccactttgataatgtgactagcactgagtttaaacttaatttaacgacaattgttgggaaaatgtgactttaactatttaattagcaataaatggcaattttaatgcagCGACGCGTTCGCAAGTTAGATCGAGAGCGAAAAGAATGTGAGGTAATGGCTACCGGAAATGATTAGTGCCGGGCTAAACACACCGGAAGCTAAAGACAAAATAGTGTTGTTTCTTTTAAAAAACCGATATTCATACGAAAGTTGAACAGTTCCCTTCCAAAGAAAATCCTTAGATTCAAAACTGGATCAATCAGTAGCCTTAGTTCTGGATTTAGGAGTGCTAACCAACTTTAAGGAAAAGAGGTTTTTGCTCGCCACTCTTGTAGTGAGGAACAGTATagactcatattattaaattaaaacgggacttaatcgcgtaaaacttacgttttatatttaacccgacgttttggacatgacattacgtccgtggtcacgggtagactggctgggagttgtatcaacatcttctagctgtacgagtttttcgaactacccgcacttgattgtcatcagtcacttttacgctagggttgccactctgcctacatacaacactcacgacatccgatggtatgagacggccagtctacccgtgaccacggacgtaatgtcatgtccgaaacgtcgggttaaatataaaacgtaagttttatgcgattaagtcccgttttaatttaataatatgagtgaagatcgtgttagtttaaatcaatatatagtATAGACTCATATCATAAAATAACACTTTAGAATAACACTTACGTTCAGATTTAGATAAATCCCACATGTTTGTGGATCTCTGCCTATCTTGTTGGGTCCCCTTTTTATCGCGTATGTGGAACCCTGTATACCCAGGAAGCCAacctataaaataaaagctTAGTTATCTAAAGAATGGCCAACAGAACTTGTATTTTTACTAAACATAGTAAACATTTTAGATACGTAAACAGTTGTAAGTAATAACTTGTACTTAAAATACGCATTCTTACAAGTGAAAGCAATCGTAAAGAGAAACCCTTTAATACTTAGTTAGTAAACAAGGCTTACAAAATAGGTACTAACCTGTTCAGGGTCAAGTCTTTCAGTTTGCGAATAATATAGCTCCTGGGTGCACTCAAGCTTTTGAGTACATTCTATCTCCATTGTGAAAAGCTAATTAACAATCCATATGATTAACATAAAACGATAGTAAAACAAGTAGAAGTTTCCCGGCAAACATACGACGCAACCGCGTAATCCGCGTTATCAATTAAACTGTCAGATGTTAAgtcaaatgtcaatgtcaagtaACGACTCTAacgaaaattaataaaaaaataataattaggtaTTTCCAATGGAAATTTTCCATACTTGATGGCCTATTTCGTATAAAAATCTGAATgttcaaaaacaaacaaaaacaaagtaATGGTCATTAGTACTTatttaatggccgctgtacacatatggccaacggttccaccaaaccttggtggaaccccttggtcaagcgtgtagagggctacttggccgattggtgtcggttttttgtccacacatcaatcaaaggatcttg includes these proteins:
- the LOC125235189 gene encoding uncharacterized protein LOC125235189, which produces MLFHLLWGKLDKATREAFLLEFNSNEIPKFELLQEFVEKQVRALEVTEVKPVTSAIKGKGKVTLVATQQNICVFCTELHNLENCKKFKVLDTSERFKVVKNKGLCVCCFSKTHKVKQCRSDCRCSICGCSHNTLLHFGKREPASPEAEPAPQPTVSGLNSKVTLTSVQSNGLVLFATARVAVRDSSGNYQIARALLDGASGVNFISHDCARRLGLQVDDTSEPITGIGLSEVAPKGMLSCSVKPIGSEMVNFDFQASVLPVICPEQPYYRVNTSEWHHIQGLPLADPDFAKPGPIDLLLNAEIFASSILSGKKEGRKGQSKALETVFGWVLMGDCYASRTQSFTNCRKDCFFVSNASQSNLSLSLDDSLKRFWELENICGPSKPILSKEDQLCEDNFRANYCRTSEGRFEVPLPFVDPSNKPTFSHTREIAMRRFFSLERKLTKHADFRKAYASFMEEYEVSGHMEQVAPPVSSVGNFNYIPHHGILRPESVSTPLRAVFDASCRDSNGISLNDTLLAGPKLQTNIFDVLTRFRWHKIVFTGDIKAMYRQILVPNEDAEYQRILWRPSTDGPVKDYRLRTVTYGVKSAPYQALRTIAQIAEETADSYPEGSQVLGRDIYVDDVVTGADSIEQALKIRSDLSEILSSGGFHLRKWTSNHKGFIVDLPSSELYSSDFKHFDELSDLSLKILGLLWRPQTDSFQFEVATPRDQKCTKRTILSNIARIYDPLGFLCPVTFHAKYLMQVLWSSGVQWDDDVPEAITSEWMKFTDQLPSLKSVDIPRRIIHSFVSLQLHGFCDASERGYAAVVFCRVDDTQGSTFVELCCAKSKVAPLRKLSIPRLELQAAVLLADLMQSTQEALKPLYVVQEIFAWSDSTVTLAWIKSCPSRWKTFVANRVSHIQDLVAPDRWRHVSTHHNPADAGSRGLLPEDLVECDIWWKGPSWLVKEEKDWPCSPLHDPSNDCIVEEQRICSLLVTADPNLIDEVLSRFSSLFTLKRVLAYCFRFLRSAKDGKVVGSLQSAETTAALMFLVKHVQLTSFSVEINQLREDRLNALPKGLRKLSLFIDSQGIVRVGGRLANSPIKFSVKHPILLPRSHRLTILIIDEYHKRFLHPGAQTLQNLLAQTFWILSPKRAIQAVIGGCVKCFRANPSAASPPLMGNLPTFRVSQIKPFSSVAIDYGGPFDIAFGRGRGAKTYKGYICVFVCTSTKAIHIELASELSTEAFLCVLKRFVARRGRCSNIVSDQGRNFVGASNYLGSLMKGAADAQEIKFSFNPPGTPHFNGLAEAGIRSVKTHLARVVGNQRLTFEEFYTILTQIESMLNSRPLTPLSSDPSDLSALTPGHFLTLEPLSIVPEENLVDKKVSVCNRWKMIQKMHQDFWRRWHAEYVHTLQQRTKWNKVNTNIVVGSLVLLINEQTSPLKWPLGRIVALHPGVDGVCRVVTIQTATGQYRRPVVKLCPLPLSN